In the Halorubrum ruber genome, CGACGCCGCGACGCGGTACGACGAGGCGGAGGGCGGCGAGGCGGAGGGTGGCAACACGGCTGTCGACCGCGTCCCCGCGGGGGTCAACGTCGTCGGCGCGCTCGACGGCGCGGGCGACGAGGCCGTCCGCGCGACCCGCGACGCCCGCCTCGCGGTCAACGTCAACCGCCCAGAGGACCGCCGGCTGGCAGAGCGGATCCTCGCCGGCGACCGGGATGCGCCCGCGCTCCCGAGCGGCGGTGTCGACTGGCTCGACGCGGGCAACGTGGGCACGGGGTCGCCGGGAGGTGACCCCCCGTGAACCGCGAGCGCGCGGCGGCGCTCGGTCGCGAACCGCACGGGAGCAGCGACGACCCCGACCTGCTCGACTTCAGCGCGAACGCGAACCCCGAGGTCCCCGAGGGGGTCGAGCGCGTGTACCGGGCGGCGTTCGAGCGGGCGCGGACGTACCCGCCGGAGCCGCCGGCCGCGTTCCGGGCGGCCGCCGCCGACTACGTCGACTGCGACCCGGAGTCGGTCGTCCCGACGCCGGGCGGGCTGGCGGCGATCCGGGCCGCTGTCGCGCTTGCGGTCGACGACAGCGACACTGCCCTGCTCCCGGCACCGAGCTTCGGCGAGTACGCCCGCGAGGTCCGGCTTCATGGCGGCGAGCCGTCGTTCGTCGACGCCGACCGCGTCCTCGACGCGGACCCGAGCGGCCACGCGCTCGCGGTCGTCTGCACGCCGAACAACCCCACCGGGACCGGCTACGACCGCGACGCGCTGCTCGCGTTCGCGGCGCGCTGTCGGGCGGCCGGGACCGTCCTGCTCGTCGACGAGGCGTTCCTCGGGTTCACCGAGCGCGAGTCCCTGGCGGGGACCGACGGCGTCGTCGTCGCGCGAGCGCTCACCAAGCTGTTCGGGCTGCCCGGGATCCGGACCGGCTTCGCGGTCGCGACGGGCGACCTCGTCGCGGCGCTGCGGGGCGCCCGCCGGACGTGGAACTTGGGCGCCCCGGCGCTCGCGACCGGCGAGTACTGCCTCCGGCAGGACGGGTTCGTCCGCGAGACCCGCGAGCGCGTTCGGCGGGAGCGCGAACAGATGCGGGCCGCGCTCGCCGAGGGGTACGACGTGGCGCCTTCGGAGGCGCCGTTCCTCCTCCTCGACGTCGGTGACCGCGACGTCGACCGCGTCATCGAGCGGGCCCGCGACCGTGGCGTCGCCGTCCGCGACGCGCGGTCGTTCCGCGGCCTCGACTCGCACGTTCGGGTCGCGGTGCGCCGCCCGGCGGAGAACGGCCGCCTGCTCGCGGCGCTGGGGGTCGATGCCGGCGGAGACGGGAACGGAGGTGAAGGCGCCGATGTTTGAGGCGACCGTCAGCGAGGGCGTCCTCCGGCTCAGACGGCCGGGGACGCGCTGGCTCTCGACCGGCTGGGACGGGGGCCGGTCGCGGGCGGCGACCGCGTACAACGTGACCGTTCCGGAGGGGTTCGACCGGACCGACCTCGCGGCGTACCGAGAGGAACGGCTGGCGCGGGCGGGGTTCGGCGCCGAGGGGAACGTAGAGGACGATCCCGACGCCGCCCCGACGCTGTTCACGGGCGTCTCGATGGACCACGCCCGGGGAGCGCGGCTCGGCTCGGTCGTCGCGTACGCGACGGTCGGGCTTTCGAACCCCGCGATGCTGCCGGTGGAGCGCGAGGCCGCGTCGACCGCGGGGACGGCGGGCGCGACCGAGTTGCGCGAGGCGACGGGGCGTACCGAGACCCCGCCGGACCCCGGAACAGTCAACCTGATCGTCGGGACGACGCGGCGGCTCGCGCCCGGGGCCGCGGCGAACCTCGTCGCGGTCGCGGCCGAGGCGAAGGCGGCGACGCTGCTCGCGGCGGCGGGCGTCCCGGGAACGACGAGCGACGCCGTCGTCGTCGGCGACGACCCGGAGGGAGAGCCCGCCGAGTTCTCCGGCAGCGCCACGGCGGTCGGCGGGGCGGCCCGCGCCTGCGTCCGGGACGCGGTCCGCGCGAGCCTGCGGTCGCGGTACCCGGACGGCGACGTGCCCGGCCCGGTGGCCGACGCCGAACACGGCGTCGTCACCGACGAGCGGGCGGAGGTTTTCGACCCATGACGACGAACGACGACACCACCGACGGCGAGGTATCGAACGGCGAGAACGGAGAGCGCGACGAGGCCGATGAGACCGGGGCCGGCGACCGGAGCCGCACGCCGGGCGGCGGCGAGGCGCCCGAGCCGGAGCCGATCGAACCGGCCGCGCCCGAGGAGTTCGGGCTGGTCCAGGCCTGGTGGGGCGGCGGCAAGGGGAAGACCACGGCGGCGATGGGGATGGGGTTCCGCGCGGCGGGCCACGGCCACCGCGTCCACATGCTCCAGTTCATGAAGGGGGGCGCCGACAGCGTCGAGGGCGTCCGCGGCGAGTACAACGCGATCGCGGCCGTGCCGGGGTTCTCCTACGAGAACGCCGGCCACTACGGCTGGCACGGCCTGCTGGACGGCTCGGCCGACGACGAGCACGAGGCGAAGGCCGCGGCCGCCTTCGAGCGCGCGGAGGCGCTCGTCGCGGGCGCGGCCGAGGCGGACCTGACCGAACCGCTCCCGCTCGACGGCGAACCCGAGGAGGGCGTCCACATGCTGATACTCGACGAGCTGCTGTACGCGGCCGACCGCGGGCTCGTCGCGCCCGATGACGTCGTCGCGCTCGCCGAGTCGAAACCCGAGGACCTCGAACTCATCCTCACCGGGAGCCACGCCGAGCCCGAGTACCTCGACGGCGTCGCCGACCTGATCACGAACGTCCGCAAGGTCGCGCATCCGTTCGACGACGGGCAGCGCGCTCGCCGGGGGACGGAGTACTGACCGTGCGATCTGGACCCGCATGACCGACGCCGACGCGACGGAGGCCCGGGAAGACCGAGCCGACACCGTCCTGATCGCGGGCACCGCGAGCCACGTCGGCAAGAGCACGCTGGCGGCCGGGCTCTGCCGACTGCTCGCGCGGCGGGGCGTCTCGGTCGCCCCGTACAAGGCGCAGAACATGAGCAACAACGCGCGCGTCGCGCTGACGTCCGACGGCGAGTGGGGCGAGATCGGCGTCTCTCAACACGTCCAAGCGCGGGCGGCCGAGGTCCCGGCGACGACCGACATGAACCCCGTCCTGCTCAAGCCTCGCGGCGGCGGCGAGAGTCAGGTGATCGTCGACGGCGAGGCGGTCGCGAACGCCCCGGCGTCGGCGTACTACGACGACCACTGGGACGACGCTCGGAAGGCCGCGGTCGCGGCCCACGAGCGTCTCGCGGCCGAACACGACGTGATCGTCGCGGAGGGGGCAGGGAGCATCGCGGAGATCAACCTCCACGACCGCGACCTCGCGAACGTCGAGTGCGCGCGGTTCGCGGACGCCCGGATACTAGTCGCGGTCGACATCGAGCGCGGCGGCGCGTTCGCGAGCCTCTACGGGACCCTCGAACTGCTCCCCGACGACCTCCGCGAGCGCGTCGCTGGCGCCGTGATCACGAAATTCCGGGGCGACCCGGAGCTCCTCGAACCCGGGATCGCGGAGATCGAGGAGCGAACGGGGGTACCGATCGTCGGCGTCGTCCCGCACGACGACCCGGGACTGCCGGCGGAGGACAGCCTCTCGCTGCCGGACGCGGAGCGGGCCGAGGACGGGAGCGACGGCGGTATTAGTGGCGAGGGCGGCGTCCTCGGCGATTACGACGGCGTCCCAGAGGACGCGAGCGTCCGGATCGGGGTCCCGCGGCTCCCGCGGATCTCCAACTTCACCGACTTGGAGCCGCTGGCGCGCGAGCCGGGCGTCCGCGTCGTCTACCTGCCGCTCGACGCCGCGCTCGACGGGGTCGACGCGGTCGTCCTCCCGGGCTCGAAGAACACCGTCGACGACCTGCTCGCGCTCCGCGAGGCGGGATTCGACGCGGCACTGCGCGCGTTCGACGGCCCCGTGGTCGGCGTCTGCGGCGGGTACCAGCTCCTCGGGGATCGGCTCGTCGACGCCGACGTCGAGGGCGTCGGCGACCGCGAGACGGTGCCTGGCGTCGGGCTCCTCCCCGTCGAGACCGAGTTCTCGACCGACAAGCGCGTCGAGCGCGTGACGTGCGCCGTCGACGGCGTCGGTCCGATCGCGGGCGCCGAGGGGCGCGCGACCGGGTACGAGATCCACGCGGGGCGGACGCGGCTCCTCGATGACGCCGCGAGCGGCGACTTAGCGACAGCGCCCCTCGGCGCGGAGAGCGTCGCCACCGAGCGAGTCCTCGGCACGTACCTCCACGGGCTCTTCGAGACGGCGGCGGTGCGAGACGCCTTCGTCGAGACGGTCTTCGCGAGCGCGGGCCGGGCGCGCCCGGACGCGACGGTCGCCGACCGCTCCCCGTACGAGCGGGCGGCCGACCTCGTCGCGGAGAACGTGGACCTGGCCGCGGTGGGTCTCGACGACCTCGTCGGGTCGGCGGAGTGAGGTCAATCAGATCCGGAGGCGGAAAGTATATTGTTCCAAGTACCCAATACTGGTGTATGAGCGACGCAGCCGACGCGAACGATTCGGCGGGGAACGACGCGAAAACGGAGCGCGAGCGCATCCGCGAACGGAAGCGACGGGAACTGGAAGCGCGTCTCGACGACGGAGAGTCGCTCGACGGCGGCGCCGGAACCGAGGCGGGCGACGGCAGCGGATCGGCGACTCCAAACGAGCCGATCCACGTGAACGGAACGGAGGAGCTCCAGCGGACGGTCGACGACCACGACGTCGTCCTCGTGGACTGTTACGCCGACTGGTGCGGCCCCTGTCAGATGATGGAGCCGACGATCGAGGCGCTCGCGGCCGAGACCGACGCCGCGATCGCCAAGGTCGACGTGGACGCCAATCAGGCGGTCGCCCAGCAGCTGGGGGCGCGCAGCATCCCGACGCTCGTCCTGTACGCGGACGGCGAGGCGGTCGACCGGTTCGTCGGCGCGCAGGACCGCGCGACGCTCGAATCCGCGATCGACGAACACGCCGCCTGAGACGGTGCGGAGCGGAGGGTTCAGTTCTTCGCGAGCGTCTCTTCGAGGAGCTTCCGCTGGGCCGTCGCGAGGTGCTCGGCGAACGTCGAGGGGGAGATGTCGAGCGCGTCGGCGACCGCGCTCGCGTTGGCGTCGCGGGGGCGCTCGAAGTAGCCCATGCGGTAGGCGGTCCGCAGCACCTCGCACTGGCGGTCGGTGAGCCGGCCGCGGTCGACGAGCGTCCGATCCGACACCTCGTCGCCGCGCGACGCGCCGTGGACGAGGTAGCGGACCTCGACGCGCTCCGCGGTCCCGTCGAGCGCCGAGACGATGTCGCGCAGCCGTTCGAGGTCGGGGAGGTGGAGCGTTAAGAGGAGGACCCCGTCCTCGGCCCGCGCGTCCGCGATCGGACAGTCGAGCTCCTCGATGATCCGGCAGGCGCACTCCCCGTCGCGCGGGCGGTCGTACCGGTACACCCGCTCGTCGCCGAGGTCGACGACCGACTCGGGGTCCGGAATGCCTTCCGCGGCGTCGACCACGTCCGGGTGGCGGACGCGGAACTCCTCGGTGTGCGTGTCACCCGCGTGCGTCCAGTTGACGCCCGTGATCGGGCCGTCGTGGGCTGTCGATGCGTCGACCAGCGGGCAGTTCCCCGTCCCGTGGATCGCGATCCCCGCCCGAACGCCGTCGGGCGTCACGTGGTTACCGGCCGACTTCCCGTCGGTTCCCATCGAACGCGGGTTGGTGCGACGGACACAAAGGCCTGATCCCCAACGAACGGGACGTTCGCCCCCGAGAAGGCCCGCAGTACTGAGGGTCGATCGGTATCGGTCCTCGGCTCGGAGTCGCGGCTGTGAACCGAGCGATTCACGCCGTCGGAGCGTTCGCCCTGGCCGGTGCCGGGGTCGGAATGAGCGTCGCGGCGGCCGCCGGCTTGGCGTTCGGGACGGTCGGCGCTCCGGATCCGCTGATCGGAACGGTCGTCCTCGCCATCGCCGCGGTGAGCCTCGGCTACACCGCTGCGAAGGAGACCCGATACGCGCTGCGGACGGACGGCTTCAGCGTCACGCGGACCGACGCGGGCAACGCGGCCGCCGTGGCCGCCGCGGCGCCGGTCACCTACGCGCT is a window encoding:
- a CDS encoding aminotransferase class I/II-fold pyridoxal phosphate-dependent enzyme, which translates into the protein MNRERAAALGREPHGSSDDPDLLDFSANANPEVPEGVERVYRAAFERARTYPPEPPAAFRAAAADYVDCDPESVVPTPGGLAAIRAAVALAVDDSDTALLPAPSFGEYAREVRLHGGEPSFVDADRVLDADPSGHALAVVCTPNNPTGTGYDRDALLAFAARCRAAGTVLLVDEAFLGFTERESLAGTDGVVVARALTKLFGLPGIRTGFAVATGDLVAALRGARRTWNLGAPALATGEYCLRQDGFVRETRERVRREREQMRAALAEGYDVAPSEAPFLLLDVGDRDVDRVIERARDRGVAVRDARSFRGLDSHVRVAVRRPAENGRLLAALGVDAGGDGNGGEGADV
- a CDS encoding adenosylcobinamide amidohydrolase; amino-acid sequence: MFEATVSEGVLRLRRPGTRWLSTGWDGGRSRAATAYNVTVPEGFDRTDLAAYREERLARAGFGAEGNVEDDPDAAPTLFTGVSMDHARGARLGSVVAYATVGLSNPAMLPVEREAASTAGTAGATELREATGRTETPPDPGTVNLIVGTTRRLAPGAAANLVAVAAEAKAATLLAAAGVPGTTSDAVVVGDDPEGEPAEFSGSATAVGGAARACVRDAVRASLRSRYPDGDVPGPVADAEHGVVTDERAEVFDP
- a CDS encoding cob(I)yrinic acid a,c-diamide adenosyltransferase, with the translated sequence MTTNDDTTDGEVSNGENGERDEADETGAGDRSRTPGGGEAPEPEPIEPAAPEEFGLVQAWWGGGKGKTTAAMGMGFRAAGHGHRVHMLQFMKGGADSVEGVRGEYNAIAAVPGFSYENAGHYGWHGLLDGSADDEHEAKAAAAFERAEALVAGAAEADLTEPLPLDGEPEEGVHMLILDELLYAADRGLVAPDDVVALAESKPEDLELILTGSHAEPEYLDGVADLITNVRKVAHPFDDGQRARRGTEY
- a CDS encoding cobyric acid synthase gives rise to the protein MTDADATEAREDRADTVLIAGTASHVGKSTLAAGLCRLLARRGVSVAPYKAQNMSNNARVALTSDGEWGEIGVSQHVQARAAEVPATTDMNPVLLKPRGGGESQVIVDGEAVANAPASAYYDDHWDDARKAAVAAHERLAAEHDVIVAEGAGSIAEINLHDRDLANVECARFADARILVAVDIERGGAFASLYGTLELLPDDLRERVAGAVITKFRGDPELLEPGIAEIEERTGVPIVGVVPHDDPGLPAEDSLSLPDAERAEDGSDGGISGEGGVLGDYDGVPEDASVRIGVPRLPRISNFTDLEPLAREPGVRVVYLPLDAALDGVDAVVLPGSKNTVDDLLALREAGFDAALRAFDGPVVGVCGGYQLLGDRLVDADVEGVGDRETVPGVGLLPVETEFSTDKRVERVTCAVDGVGPIAGAEGRATGYEIHAGRTRLLDDAASGDLATAPLGAESVATERVLGTYLHGLFETAAVRDAFVETVFASAGRARPDATVADRSPYERAADLVAENVDLAAVGLDDLVGSAE
- the trxA gene encoding thioredoxin produces the protein MSDAADANDSAGNDAKTERERIRERKRRELEARLDDGESLDGGAGTEAGDGSGSATPNEPIHVNGTEELQRTVDDHDVVLVDCYADWCGPCQMMEPTIEALAAETDAAIAKVDVDANQAVAQQLGARSIPTLVLYADGEAVDRFVGAQDRATLESAIDEHAA
- a CDS encoding helix-turn-helix domain-containing protein — translated: MGTDGKSAGNHVTPDGVRAGIAIHGTGNCPLVDASTAHDGPITGVNWTHAGDTHTEEFRVRHPDVVDAAEGIPDPESVVDLGDERVYRYDRPRDGECACRIIEELDCPIADARAEDGVLLLTLHLPDLERLRDIVSALDGTAERVEVRYLVHGASRGDEVSDRTLVDRGRLTDRQCEVLRTAYRMGYFERPRDANASAVADALDISPSTFAEHLATAQRKLLEETLAKN